A window of the Leucothrix mucor DSM 2157 genome harbors these coding sequences:
- the cbiM gene encoding cobalt transporter CbiM, with protein MHIVDGALSDSVVIGGAVLAVAGIAYGLRRMDLDRIPQTGILSATFFIASLIHVPVGPSSLHLILNGLIGLALGWTAFPALFIALLLQAIFFGYGGLIVLGVNTLNIALPAVMVWLLFRHKLQTCPPKQAAIWGGAAGATAIALTAVMVAISLALSGDAFMPAAKLVFFSHIPVLVVEALITAATVLLLKRVKPDFFDQAQG; from the coding sequence ATGCATATTGTTGATGGCGCATTATCCGACTCGGTCGTCATTGGCGGGGCTGTATTGGCCGTTGCGGGCATTGCTTATGGCTTGCGGCGTATGGATTTGGACCGCATTCCGCAAACCGGTATTTTGAGTGCCACCTTTTTTATTGCCTCGCTAATTCATGTGCCGGTCGGGCCAAGCAGTCTGCATTTGATTTTAAATGGGCTAATTGGTTTGGCGCTCGGCTGGACGGCATTCCCCGCCTTGTTTATTGCCTTGCTATTGCAGGCGATTTTCTTTGGTTATGGCGGCCTGATTGTATTAGGTGTGAATACCCTGAATATCGCTTTGCCTGCAGTCATGGTGTGGCTGCTATTTCGGCATAAGCTCCAGACTTGCCCGCCTAAGCAAGCGGCGATCTGGGGTGGTGCAGCGGGTGCTACCGCCATTGCCCTAACCGCGGTGATGGTGGCGATCTCGCTGGCCTTAAGTGGTGATGCCTTTATGCCGGCGGCGAAATTGGTGTTCTTTAGTCACATTCCGGTATTGGTGGTTGAGGCGTTGATCACTGCGGCAACCGTGTTGTTGTTAAAGCGGGTGAAGCCTGACTTTTTTGATCAGGCGCAGGGGTAG
- a CDS encoding energy-coupling factor ABC transporter ATP-binding protein has translation MTALIRAEGISYSYPVRGMVLDQADLSLFAGERMSLEGGNGAGKTTLLNLLVGLNKPKAGQIFAFGRERKVEADFIEVRSKAGFLFQDPDDQLFCPTVLEDVAFGPLNQGKTPAEAQRLSLEVLDCLGMAGFEDRVTHQLSGGEKRLITLASVLAMQPEVLLLDEPSNALDSRARSRLIEVLQSLPQAMIIISHEPSFLDALVTRRTRLEAGKVIPA, from the coding sequence ATGACCGCACTGATTCGCGCAGAAGGAATTTCATACAGCTATCCGGTTCGCGGAATGGTGTTAGATCAGGCTGATTTGAGTTTGTTTGCCGGAGAGCGCATGTCGCTAGAGGGCGGCAATGGCGCGGGGAAAACCACTTTATTAAATCTACTGGTGGGTTTGAATAAGCCCAAAGCCGGTCAGATTTTCGCATTTGGACGCGAGCGCAAAGTCGAAGCGGATTTCATCGAAGTGCGCAGTAAAGCAGGATTTTTATTTCAAGACCCGGATGATCAGTTGTTTTGCCCCACCGTATTGGAAGACGTGGCATTTGGTCCGTTAAACCAAGGTAAGACACCCGCCGAAGCGCAGCGCCTTTCTTTGGAAGTGCTAGACTGTTTAGGGATGGCAGGCTTTGAGGATCGGGTCACGCATCAGTTATCGGGTGGGGAAAAACGCTTAATAACATTGGCTTCGGTACTGGCCATGCAGCCGGAAGTTTTATTGCTGGATGAGCCATCGAATGCGCTGGATTCACGTGCCCGTAGTCGCTTAATTGAAGTGCTGCAGTCGCTGCCGCAGGCAATGATTATTATCTCGCATGAGCCAAGCTTTTTGGATGCGCTGGTTACTCGGCGTACTCGGCTGGAAGCGGGTAAGGTCATTCCAGCCTGA
- a CDS encoding MFS transporter has product MVNTEIQSPFQNASFRRLFAAQITSLVGSGFTQVALALLAFDLMGVEAAAVLGIVWSSRVLASVIFAPIFGGLVHLLPRKTWLIGLDLGRALLVCGLFWVDQPLILYLLIFLINVLSAGFTPVFQAVLPDVFPDESTYTRALAYSRLAYEMERVLSPALAGVALLLVTYHSLFLLNALSFVASALLLLLTAFPKAVQGERAGGILHNITYGINGYLRTPRLQGLLALQLVVAATGAVVIVDTVAYVQGDLGLSEQATVWVMVASGAGAMLAARLTPWLLENHFSDRKLMLLAGGMMLLALAPITIWALNVIALAVFWACIGFASAIVLTISGRLITRSCHEGDRSAFFSANFALSHLMWLLCYPLAGWWGSESIAQAALGLGILGLLGLLAAVRLWPADDAITLKHYHPEMDHLHPHYHDAHHQHTHDYEWDGVEPHVHPHHHHAIQHTHRFVIDEHHGHWPKH; this is encoded by the coding sequence ATGGTCAACACTGAAATACAATCACCGTTTCAGAATGCTAGCTTTCGGCGCTTATTTGCTGCGCAAATCACCTCGTTAGTTGGGAGTGGCTTTACGCAAGTGGCATTGGCTTTGCTGGCATTTGACTTGATGGGCGTGGAGGCTGCTGCGGTGCTTGGCATTGTGTGGTCATCGCGGGTGTTGGCTTCAGTCATTTTTGCGCCGATTTTTGGTGGGCTGGTGCACTTGCTGCCGCGTAAAACATGGTTGATTGGTCTTGATCTTGGGCGTGCTTTATTGGTCTGCGGGTTGTTTTGGGTAGATCAGCCGCTCATTTTATACCTGCTTATTTTTCTGATTAATGTGCTCTCGGCAGGCTTTACGCCCGTATTTCAAGCGGTGCTGCCAGATGTATTTCCCGATGAATCCACTTATACCCGTGCGCTTGCCTATTCCCGTTTAGCCTATGAAATGGAGCGTGTGCTAAGCCCTGCATTGGCGGGAGTGGCGCTGCTGCTAGTGACTTATCATTCTCTGTTTTTATTGAATGCGCTGAGCTTTGTGGCCTCAGCATTACTGCTGTTATTAACGGCGTTTCCAAAAGCCGTGCAGGGCGAGCGGGCTGGCGGCATTCTGCATAATATTACCTATGGCATTAATGGCTATCTACGCACGCCACGTTTGCAAGGGTTGTTGGCATTGCAGTTGGTCGTCGCTGCGACGGGTGCAGTGGTGATTGTAGATACCGTTGCCTATGTACAGGGTGATTTGGGTTTAAGCGAGCAAGCGACGGTTTGGGTCATGGTTGCTTCTGGCGCTGGTGCAATGTTGGCTGCACGACTGACGCCCTGGTTGCTGGAAAATCATTTTAGCGACCGTAAACTGATGTTGCTTGCCGGTGGCATGATGCTCCTAGCTTTAGCACCAATCACTATTTGGGCGTTAAATGTAATTGCGCTAGCAGTTTTCTGGGCGTGCATTGGCTTTGCTTCAGCGATTGTTTTAACCATATCCGGGCGTTTAATTACACGCTCTTGTCACGAAGGCGATCGCAGCGCCTTTTTCTCAGCGAATTTTGCCTTGTCGCATTTGATGTGGCTGTTGTGTTATCCGCTGGCTGGTTGGTGGGGCTCAGAAAGTATTGCGCAAGCGGCATTGGGCTTAGGTATTTTGGGACTGCTTGGATTGCTGGCTGCCGTCCGTTTATGGCCAGCGGATGATGCGATTACGCTAAAACACTATCACCCTGAAATGGATCACCTGCACCCGCATTATCACGATGCGCATCATCAGCATACGCACGACTATGAGTGGGATGGCGTAGAGCCACATGTACACCCGCATCATCACCATGCCATTCAGCATACGCATCGCTTTGTGATTGATGAGCATCATGGGCATTGGCCTAAGCATTAA
- a CDS encoding DUF1456 family protein yields the protein MNNNDVLRRIRYIFDLDDSKMIATFGKANLTVTRAEISDWLKKDDDEAFQACTDQQLATFLNGFIVEKRGKKDGPMPEPEKRLTNNIILTKLKIALNLQAEDMLEMLAMTEMKISPHELSAFFRKPAHKHYRTCKDQILRNLLRGMQMRIVDKIEPKEPIERPAPKSAAKAEPKKAPAKKPSTFKWGKTTPTQD from the coding sequence ATGAACAACAATGACGTATTACGCCGTATCCGTTACATTTTCGACTTAGATGATTCTAAAATGATCGCTACTTTCGGAAAAGCTAACCTCACTGTCACCCGCGCTGAGATCAGCGACTGGCTAAAGAAGGATGATGACGAAGCCTTTCAAGCCTGCACCGACCAGCAATTAGCAACTTTTTTAAATGGGTTTATTGTTGAAAAACGCGGCAAAAAAGATGGCCCGATGCCAGAGCCTGAGAAGCGGCTCACGAATAACATCATTCTGACTAAGCTGAAAATTGCGCTGAATTTGCAAGCGGAAGATATGCTGGAAATGCTAGCAATGACGGAAATGAAGATCAGCCCACACGAACTAAGCGCATTTTTCCGCAAACCTGCGCACAAACACTACCGCACGTGTAAAGATCAGATTTTACGGAATTTGCTGCGTGGTATGCAGATGCGCATCGTGGATAAGATTGAACCGAAAGAGCCGATTGAGCGCCCTGCACCAAAGTCTGCTGCTAAAGCTGAACCGAAGAAGGCTCCCGCTAAGAAGCCCTCAACGTTTAAATGGGGTAAAACGACCCCGACTCAGGACTGA
- a CDS encoding ATP-binding protein: MSDTPAFPFVAVTGQALLKLALTLTAINPSIGGVLISGPRGSAKTTLARGLAALLPTPGSFTTLPLGASEEMLIGTLNLQQALSDKQVNFNPGLLAKAHHGVLYVDEVNLLPDALVDLLLDVSASKVNIIERDGISHRHPADFLLIGTMNPDEGELRPQLQDRFGLSVELSNQYRIDERIEIVKLREAFDQNPAEFCAQYAEAQQQLIDQIKHATQRLKQIDCPDAIRHAIAERSHRANVDGMRADIVWYRAALAHAAWQGRDVITVADLDAVEPLVLQHRRREANTPAPPTPPPYSRPPERKPSPSAPSKPPETPPSTKPPESDSKQPPSNTDAPSNNGDSGNADDNPPDNNGSETSPNDDSQDNPQAGDWGSLEPQQQQSNVPLAIELPPALQALASKRGNIAAGKQRGQATGGSHHTQAASKRINWFASIASSAHHSDWQWRYQKARGGKAVLHFILLDTSGSTLANQAFAKAKSVVLHIAQQAYLVRERLAILGFGNQQVQFLLPQVRAPKQLSPLLNQTPAGGGTPIREVLLNAQHYLQGLLRQAPDLNIQTYLLTDGRTTQSIDGIHLAGHCTLIDTEQAAVKRGRGREMARSLGADYLPLNIAGVA, translated from the coding sequence ATGTCGGATACCCCTGCCTTTCCCTTTGTCGCCGTGACCGGTCAGGCACTGCTCAAACTTGCGCTCACCCTCACGGCCATTAATCCGTCGATTGGTGGCGTATTGATTAGTGGCCCGCGTGGTTCTGCAAAAACGACCTTGGCGCGCGGCTTGGCTGCCCTCCTGCCAACACCCGGTAGTTTCACCACCCTGCCACTGGGTGCCAGCGAAGAAATGCTGATCGGCACACTCAATTTGCAACAAGCGCTCAGCGATAAGCAGGTCAACTTTAACCCCGGCTTATTGGCCAAAGCACACCATGGCGTGCTGTACGTGGATGAGGTGAATTTACTGCCGGATGCGCTGGTGGATTTGCTACTCGACGTGTCCGCCAGCAAAGTGAATATTATCGAACGTGATGGCATTAGCCACCGCCACCCTGCTGACTTTTTACTGATCGGCACCATGAACCCTGATGAAGGTGAATTGCGCCCGCAGCTACAAGATCGCTTTGGTTTATCAGTTGAATTGAGCAATCAATACCGCATTGACGAGCGCATTGAAATTGTAAAACTGCGTGAGGCCTTTGATCAGAACCCTGCTGAATTTTGTGCGCAGTATGCCGAAGCTCAGCAGCAACTGATTGATCAAATCAAGCATGCTACCCAGCGCCTTAAACAAATTGATTGCCCCGACGCCATACGCCACGCAATTGCCGAGCGTAGCCATCGGGCGAATGTGGATGGGATGCGAGCGGATATTGTGTGGTATCGCGCGGCATTGGCCCATGCGGCTTGGCAAGGTCGGGATGTGATTACAGTTGCCGATTTAGATGCGGTGGAGCCATTAGTATTACAGCATCGCCGGCGTGAAGCAAACACCCCTGCACCGCCTACACCACCACCCTATTCGCGCCCACCAGAGCGTAAGCCATCGCCAAGCGCTCCAAGTAAGCCGCCGGAAACACCACCGAGCACCAAGCCGCCTGAGTCGGATTCTAAACAGCCGCCATCCAATACCGATGCGCCTTCAAACAATGGCGACTCAGGAAACGCTGATGATAACCCACCGGATAATAACGGCAGCGAAACGAGCCCCAATGATGACTCACAGGACAATCCACAAGCGGGCGACTGGGGCAGTTTAGAACCGCAACAGCAGCAATCCAACGTGCCATTAGCCATTGAATTGCCACCCGCACTGCAAGCCTTAGCGAGTAAGCGAGGCAATATCGCCGCTGGCAAGCAACGCGGACAAGCCACCGGTGGCTCACATCACACTCAAGCGGCCTCGAAACGCATCAACTGGTTTGCTTCCATCGCCAGCAGCGCCCACCATTCTGATTGGCAGTGGCGCTATCAAAAAGCACGCGGCGGTAAAGCCGTATTACACTTTATTTTGCTGGATACCTCCGGCTCAACGCTGGCGAATCAAGCCTTTGCTAAAGCTAAATCGGTGGTATTACACATCGCTCAACAAGCCTATTTAGTGCGTGAGCGGCTGGCGATTTTAGGCTTTGGAAATCAGCAAGTGCAGTTTTTATTGCCGCAGGTACGTGCGCCCAAACAATTAAGCCCGCTACTTAATCAAACCCCAGCCGGTGGTGGTACGCCAATTCGCGAAGTGCTACTCAATGCCCAGCACTATCTGCAAGGTTTATTGCGCCAAGCGCCAGACTTGAATATACAAACCTATCTGCTCACCGATGGCCGCACCACCCAATCCATTGACGGGATTCACTTGGCCGGACATTGCACGCTGATTGATACCGAGCAAGCCGCCGTAAAACGTGGCCGTGGCCGTGAAATGGCCCGTAGCTTGGGCGCAGATTATCTACCCTTAAATATCGCCGGAGTCGCCTGA
- a CDS encoding DUF2058 domain-containing protein, translating into MAGSLQDQLLGAGLVHTQNAKKIKTDKHKAQAKNRKNKVELENEAAALADKVREEQRLKSQALNEQRKQETEKKAVAAQIRQIIEMNSIFKGKGDNLVAYNFTDFNKVKTQYMTAANMDLVVRGRVAIARLKDVYHLIPAEAANKIIERDESFIVVLNDPKAQESGAPEEDDPYAAFQIPDDLMW; encoded by the coding sequence ATGGCAGGATCATTACAGGATCAGCTCCTCGGAGCCGGTTTAGTGCATACGCAAAATGCAAAGAAGATCAAAACGGACAAGCATAAAGCCCAAGCAAAAAACCGTAAAAATAAGGTGGAGCTGGAAAATGAAGCGGCTGCACTAGCCGACAAAGTTCGCGAAGAGCAGCGTCTGAAAAGTCAGGCGCTAAATGAGCAGCGTAAGCAGGAAACTGAGAAAAAGGCAGTTGCTGCGCAAATTCGTCAAATCATTGAAATGAACAGTATTTTCAAAGGTAAGGGCGATAATTTAGTGGCGTACAATTTCACTGATTTTAATAAAGTGAAAACCCAATATATGACGGCTGCTAACATGGATTTGGTCGTGCGTGGACGGGTAGCAATTGCTCGCTTAAAAGACGTTTATCACCTGATTCCGGCAGAAGCGGCCAATAAGATTATCGAGCGTGATGAGAGTTTTATTGTGGTGCTGAATGATCCTAAAGCTCAGGAAAGCGGCGCGCCGGAAGAAGATGATCCGTACGCAGCTTTCCAAATTCCAGATGATTTGATGTGGTAA
- a CDS encoding DUF4198 domain-containing protein, producing the protein MNIRPQLFASCLALSVLASSSASAHFQLLQIDDYMQEKGGTVTVNMPFTHPSHGGPMMDMQPPESLTVTHRGRTTDLTSSLTSLKWHGPESDAIAYQAPAKLRSMGDYTFNFVPAPYLETSEDSYIQQFTKTVVNVGGLPTGWSDVSNAPAEIIPDQTPYAVYAGGLFSGVVMANGEPQAGIDVEVELINHEVNADNTGFVDKPLVEYPRENLNIITLRTDDNGRFFFGVPVAGYWGFAALGVGKQKTYKGKALSQDAVLWIQAHELKKVK; encoded by the coding sequence GTGAACATTCGACCGCAGTTATTTGCCAGTTGCTTAGCCCTAAGTGTGTTAGCCAGCTCAAGTGCTTCAGCCCATTTCCAGTTATTGCAAATTGATGACTACATGCAAGAAAAGGGCGGGACTGTCACCGTGAATATGCCATTTACCCACCCCTCGCACGGTGGCCCCATGATGGATATGCAACCACCAGAGTCACTCACCGTGACGCATCGCGGCAGAACCACTGACCTCACTTCCTCACTGACTTCACTAAAATGGCATGGCCCCGAAAGCGATGCGATTGCTTATCAGGCACCAGCAAAGCTTAGAAGCATGGGCGATTACACGTTTAATTTCGTACCTGCGCCCTACCTGGAAACCAGTGAAGATTCCTATATTCAGCAGTTCACCAAAACGGTGGTGAATGTGGGCGGCTTGCCAACAGGCTGGAGTGATGTGAGTAATGCACCTGCTGAGATCATTCCCGATCAAACACCGTATGCCGTGTATGCCGGTGGTTTGTTCAGTGGTGTGGTGATGGCCAATGGCGAGCCACAAGCGGGAATTGATGTGGAAGTGGAACTAATCAATCACGAGGTGAATGCGGATAATACCGGCTTTGTTGACAAGCCTTTGGTGGAATACCCGCGCGAGAATTTGAATATCATCACGCTGCGTACTGATGATAATGGTCGCTTCTTCTTCGGTGTGCCGGTTGCTGGTTACTGGGGCTTTGCGGCGCTGGGTGTTGGTAAGCAAAAGACTTACAAGGGCAAAGCCTTGTCGCAGGATGCCGTGCTGTGGATTCAGGCGCACGAACTAAAGAAGGTTAAGTGA
- a CDS encoding reprolysin-like metallopeptidase, which yields MRRNCALLVLSLMGTLGLPSIVTAAASSATDLWQDIGSTDATQARSVVSTSKVSTADGRRLAADAYALLEALQVGSSMQLPLPLPNGEMVTYQFKRSSIMADALAAKFPSIQTFSAYQIDNPANRGRFDITPQGFHGMFKHDGEWVFIDPEAQTDTGQYVSYLGKNAKATSLRKLDTVIQGNSDMSFQRRPDIAIRAILGETLRTYRLAVSAAGEYTQYNGGTKALGMAAITTAINRVNEVFQRDLSVRLELIADNDKLVFTNSATDPFDNSNDDIEANVVLLTDEIGADNYDIGHVVNTTDGGIAALGLCDDALKGYGLTGTPAPTGDAFYIDFLAHELGHQLGANHTFNGTTLNCGGNNRNPTTAWEPGSGSTIMGYAGICGSQDLQDHSDAFFHVGSIEEIATAMASTSCGVDTATENNIPIVDAGEDYTIPASTPFKLSGSGSDEDNDPLTFIWEELDLGTRSSGVASMVDNGTRPLFRSQQLSDEPVRYLPNLSDIVAGTQSLGETYATTDRTLNFRLTARDGKGGVSTDAIEIIVATNDQQFKVTEPATGDSWLTGEVQTIRWDVAGTNAAPYNCSAVDITLSKDNGATFGTSLGEAIPNNGEYKLTVGNYIAENSRIMVACSDNIFFAVNEGRFRVSKDGEPIESADSGGGGGSLPLWFVLLLTPFTLLRKNRTQ from the coding sequence ATGAGACGTAATTGCGCGTTGCTGGTACTGAGTTTAATGGGAACGCTAGGGCTTCCTTCAATCGTGACGGCAGCGGCCAGCTCTGCGACCGATTTATGGCAGGATATTGGTAGTACTGATGCGACTCAAGCGCGCTCAGTGGTATCGACTTCAAAAGTGTCTACTGCTGACGGACGCCGTTTAGCAGCGGATGCTTATGCATTGCTAGAGGCTTTGCAGGTTGGCTCCTCAATGCAGCTCCCCTTGCCACTTCCAAACGGCGAAATGGTGACTTACCAATTCAAACGCTCTTCCATTATGGCCGATGCTTTGGCCGCAAAATTTCCATCCATTCAAACCTTTTCGGCCTATCAAATCGATAATCCCGCTAACCGTGGCCGTTTTGATATTACGCCACAGGGTTTTCATGGCATGTTTAAGCATGACGGCGAATGGGTGTTTATTGACCCGGAAGCGCAAACGGACACCGGACAATACGTCAGTTATCTCGGTAAAAATGCCAAAGCTACCAGCCTGCGCAAGTTAGATACCGTGATACAAGGCAATAGCGACATGAGCTTTCAGCGCCGGCCGGATATTGCCATTCGCGCGATTTTAGGTGAAACGCTTCGAACCTATCGCTTGGCAGTCAGCGCTGCAGGGGAGTACACCCAATATAATGGCGGCACGAAAGCGCTGGGCATGGCAGCCATTACCACTGCAATTAATCGAGTAAATGAAGTTTTCCAGCGCGACCTATCCGTGCGCTTGGAGCTGATTGCTGATAATGACAAGCTGGTCTTCACCAATAGCGCGACCGACCCATTCGATAATTCTAATGATGATATTGAAGCCAATGTTGTTCTGCTGACAGATGAAATCGGTGCTGACAACTATGATATTGGCCATGTCGTTAATACCACCGATGGCGGAATTGCGGCGCTTGGGTTGTGTGACGACGCGCTTAAAGGCTATGGATTAACCGGCACTCCAGCACCGACCGGTGATGCCTTTTATATTGATTTTCTGGCACATGAGTTAGGTCACCAACTGGGTGCCAATCATACCTTTAACGGTACTACCTTAAATTGTGGTGGCAACAATCGTAACCCGACTACCGCTTGGGAGCCAGGCAGTGGCTCGACGATTATGGGTTATGCCGGAATCTGTGGCTCACAGGACCTACAAGACCACAGCGACGCCTTTTTCCATGTGGGTTCCATCGAAGAAATTGCTACAGCCATGGCCAGCACTAGCTGTGGAGTGGATACCGCCACGGAAAATAATATTCCAATCGTCGATGCTGGCGAGGACTACACCATTCCTGCCTCAACGCCATTTAAGCTAAGTGGCAGCGGCAGTGATGAAGACAACGATCCACTGACTTTCATCTGGGAAGAATTGGATTTAGGCACACGATCAAGCGGCGTCGCTTCCATGGTGGATAATGGCACGCGGCCATTGTTCCGCTCGCAGCAATTATCCGATGAGCCAGTGCGTTATTTACCGAACCTCTCCGATATTGTCGCAGGCACTCAAAGCCTCGGTGAAACCTATGCAACCACCGACCGCACGTTAAACTTCCGCCTAACCGCGCGAGATGGCAAAGGTGGAGTCTCAACCGATGCCATAGAGATCATCGTCGCCACCAACGATCAGCAATTTAAAGTAACCGAACCTGCAACCGGTGACAGCTGGCTAACCGGCGAAGTGCAAACCATCCGCTGGGATGTCGCAGGTACCAATGCCGCCCCCTACAACTGCAGTGCTGTCGATATCACTCTCTCCAAAGATAATGGCGCAACATTTGGCACATCACTCGGCGAAGCCATCCCCAACAATGGTGAATACAAACTCACCGTTGGCAACTATATCGCCGAAAACTCCAGAATTATGGTTGCTTGTTCCGACAATATCTTCTTCGCCGTCAATGAAGGAAGATTCCGAGTCTCTAAAGATGGCGAGCCAATCGAAAGCGCCGACAGTGGTGGAGGAGGCGGTAGCTTGCCATTGTGGTTCGTATTACTGCTAACGCCGTTCACTCTGCTTCGCAAAAACAGAACTCAATAG
- the cobO gene encoding cob(I)yrinic acid a,c-diamide adenosyltransferase, with amino-acid sequence MLSPEQNERYQARMKRKKAIVDERIAKATEERGVLILLKGNGKGKSSSALGTMARSVGHGKKCGVIQFIKGRDVTGEYLFFKDHPMIDWHVMGHGFTWETQDHNEDTQAAEKAWAIAVEMLNNPEYGLIVFDEMSYPLKYKNLAVEPVVEALLARPEMQNVIITGRTMPDELIEIADTISDVKDERHAFRLGVKAQAGIEY; translated from the coding sequence ATGTTAAGCCCTGAACAAAACGAACGTTATCAAGCCCGCATGAAGCGCAAAAAAGCCATTGTGGATGAGCGCATCGCCAAAGCCACCGAAGAGCGTGGCGTGTTGATTTTGCTAAAAGGCAACGGCAAAGGCAAAAGCAGCTCAGCACTTGGCACCATGGCGCGCAGCGTGGGGCATGGCAAAAAATGCGGCGTGATTCAGTTCATTAAAGGCCGCGATGTGACCGGCGAATACCTGTTTTTTAAAGACCACCCAATGATCGACTGGCATGTGATGGGGCATGGTTTCACTTGGGAAACACAAGACCACAATGAAGACACCCAAGCCGCTGAAAAAGCCTGGGCGATTGCCGTGGAAATGCTCAATAATCCAGAATATGGCCTGATCGTCTTTGATGAAATGAGCTATCCCTTAAAGTATAAAAACTTAGCGGTCGAGCCTGTGGTTGAAGCGCTGCTGGCACGCCCTGAAATGCAAAATGTAATTATCACCGGCCGCACCATGCCGGATGAACTCATTGAAATCGCCGACACCATTAGCGATGTAAAAGACGAGCGCCACGCCTTTCGTTTAGGCGTAAAAGCACAGGCAGGGATTGAATACTGA
- the cbiQ gene encoding cobalt ECF transporter T component CbiQ has translation MPQFLEHSMTSWKGQEVEHAPGLVDQLDPRARILAALIFALAVVFSKNLLLPFLGLLLAFGFALMASLNLRRTLRRVIAMDMFVLVMVIMLPFTMAGTPLFYVFGFAASEEGFIHAIGIALKANAVVLALLALVGTLEASKLGHALGRLRVPEKLVHLLLFTVRYLDVISREYKRMRKAMKARAFMPRNSWHTWRSFGYLVGMLLVRSLERSERIYAAMKCRGYCGKLYLFDTMQWQKRDTQLMLFMALFASLALFIGLTLR, from the coding sequence ATGCCGCAGTTTTTAGAGCACAGCATGACCTCCTGGAAAGGGCAGGAGGTCGAACATGCGCCGGGGCTAGTCGATCAGTTAGACCCGCGCGCACGAATACTGGCGGCATTGATCTTTGCACTGGCAGTGGTATTTAGTAAGAACTTATTGCTGCCATTCTTGGGCCTGCTACTGGCTTTCGGCTTTGCGCTAATGGCTTCGCTCAACCTGCGCCGTACTCTGCGTCGGGTCATTGCGATGGATATGTTTGTCTTGGTGATGGTGATTATGTTGCCATTCACCATGGCAGGCACGCCGCTGTTTTATGTGTTTGGCTTTGCAGCCAGCGAAGAAGGTTTTATCCATGCCATTGGAATTGCGCTAAAAGCCAATGCGGTGGTACTGGCGTTGTTGGCTTTGGTGGGTACACTGGAAGCCAGTAAGCTCGGCCATGCGTTAGGGCGCTTGCGGGTGCCGGAAAAACTGGTGCATCTGTTGCTATTTACTGTGCGTTATTTAGATGTGATCAGCCGTGAGTACAAACGCATGCGCAAAGCGATGAAAGCCCGTGCTTTTATGCCGCGCAATAGCTGGCACACTTGGCGTTCGTTTGGTTATCTGGTTGGCATGTTATTAGTGCGCAGTCTGGAGCGTTCGGAGCGTATTTATGCGGCCATGAAATGCCGTGGCTATTGTGGCAAACTTTACTTGTTCGATACCATGCAATGGCAAAAGCGCGATACCCAGCTGATGCTGTTTATGGCATTGTTTGCCAGCCTCGCACTCTTTATAGGATTGACGCTTAGATGA